In the Gossypium arboreum isolate Shixiya-1 chromosome 10, ASM2569848v2, whole genome shotgun sequence genome, one interval contains:
- the LOC108489163 gene encoding glycerol-3-phosphate acyltransferase RAM2-like, producing the protein MVTSNPFPAVEKCPSVGREKQTVVADMDGTLLIGRSSFPYFALVAFEVSGVLRLLFLLLASPLTGLLYYFVSESAGIQVLIFATFVGMKVSDIESVARAVLPKFYSSDLHPESWRVFTSCGKRCVLTANPRIMVEAFLKDLLGVDMVLGTEIGTYKGRATGFVCKPGVLVGKNKADALKKAFGETKPDVGLGDRHTDIPFMAMCKEGYLVPPNPETKAVAIEKLPKPVIFHDGRLVQKPTPLTALLIILWTPIGFPLACLRIAAGSLLPMSIVYYAFWALGVRITVKGTPPPPVKKSTGQSGVLFICSHRTLLDPIFLCTALGRPISAVTYSISRLSEIISPIKLVKLSRDRATDAAMIKKLLQEGDLAICPEGTTCREPFLLRFSSLFAELTDQLVPVAMVNRMSMFHGTTARGWKGMDPFYFFMNPTPAYEVTFLNKLPPELTCSSGKSSHEVANYIQRVIAATLSYECTNFTRKDKYRALAGNDGTVVEKPKLPANKVMGC; encoded by the exons ATGGTTACCTCTAACCCTTTCCCTGCCGTTGAAAAATGTCCATCTGTAGGCCGAGAAAAGCAAACTGTGGTGGCTGACATGGACGGTACCTTGCTCATAGGCCGTAGCTCCTTCCCATATTTCGCTTTGGTTGCCTTCGAAGTTAGTGGAGTCTTGAGGCTCCTTTTCTTGCTCTTAGCTTCACCGCTTACCGGACTTCTTTACTACTTTGTGTCCGAGTCCGCCGGCATCCAAGTTCTTATATTCGCAACGTTTGTTGGGATGAAAGTGAGCGACATAGAGTCGGTGGCACGAGCAGTGCTGCCCAAGTTCTACTCCAGTGATCTGCACCCCGAGTCGTGGAGAGTTTTTACCTCGTGCGGGAAACGTTGCGTCCTTACTGCGAATCCTAGGATTATGGTGGAAGCATTCTTGAAAGATCTGTTAGGGGTTGATATGGTTTTAGGCACTGAGATAGGAACTTACAAAGGTAGAGCTACAGGATTTGTTTGTAAGCCAGGGGTACTCGTTGGGAAGAACAAGGCGGATGCTCTTAAAAAGGCTTTCGGCGAGACGAAGCCAGATGTTGGACTTGGAGATAGGCACACTGATATTCCCTTCATGGCAATGTGCAAA GAAGGTTACCTTGTGCCACCAAATCCAGAAACAAAGGCAGTTGCAATCGAGAAGCTCCCAAAACCTGTAATTTTTCATGATGGACGGCTTGTTCAAAAGCCAACACCTCTGACTGCTCTTCTGATAATTCTGTGGACCCCCATTGGTTTCCCCCTGGCCTGCTTGCGCATTGCAGCAGGGTCGCTCCTCCCAATGTCGATAGTCTACTATGCTTTTTGGGCACTTGGAGTTCGAATCACTGTCAAGGGAACCCCGCCTCCACCAGTCAAAAAATCAACCGGTCAATCTGGTGTCCTCTTCATTTGCTCACATAGAACCTTACTTGACCCAATCTTTCTTTGTACTGCTCTTGGACGCCCTATCTCTGCAGTCACCTACTCCATCTCTCGTCTCTCCGAGATCATCTCACCCATCAAACTTGTTAAACTAAGCAGAGACCGAGCAACGGATGCCGCCATGATTAAGAAGCTGCTTCAAGAGGGAGACCTAGCTATCTGCCCCGAAGGAACCACCTGCCGTGAACCATTCCTTCTTAGGTTTTCATCTCTGTTTGCTGAATTAACTGACCAGCTTGTGCCGGTTGCCATGGTGAACCGTATGAGCATGTTTCATGGCACCACAGCCAGAGGATGGAAAGGGATGGACCCCTTCTACTTCTTCATGAACCCTACCCCAGCATATGAAGTAACCTTCTTAAACAAGTTGCCACCAGAGCTAACGTGCAGCTCAGGAAAGTCCAGCCATGAGGTTGCCAATTACATCCAAAGGGTGATTGCTGCAACTCTTTCATACGAGTGCACAAATTTTACCAGGAAAGATAAGTACCGGGCCCTGGCTGGAAACGATGGCACTGTGGTTGAGAAACCTAAGCTTCCAGCCAATAAAGTGATGGGATGTTAA
- the LOC108489162 gene encoding pentatricopeptide repeat-containing protein At1g63330-like translates to MGKLNSSLFLRSIVNGGKNRYNFHSSISYSFKTLATHIDALSKNSMSVRGKRKKYDSFDNVDDAFTLFNKMIEKHPKPSIVEFTQLLGAIFRMKHYATVVFMCSQMELLGVPHNVYSLSILINCFCQLGHIDFGFSVLGKMLKLGVEPSVVTFSTLINGLCRQSKISQAVKLFDEMVEKGYQLNLIVYSTILNGLCKTGSGNTDRAVRFLRMMEERGFEPNIVAYNTVIDCLCKIGSLNEALDLFSHVTVKGIRPNTVTYNCLIHAMCNSGQQREATRFLNEMVDNNISLNIVTYNILIDAHCKDGMIVDAVHIVGIMRKRGIEPDVITYNILVDAHCREGMVCEAENIVDTMRKQGIEPNVVTYNTLIKDHCLRNRMDEAREVLQLMIKKGCAPDIRSYNIMINGYCKAERFDEAMELFHEISRKGPVPDTVTYNTLMQGMCKLGRISTACELFRKMIASRQVPDIVTFHILLDGLFKRGKLEEALKLFQAMRNSELELSIVCYNILIDGLCKAGHIEVGKELFHKLSVNSLKPSVYTYAIMVNGFCNEGLADEAYQLFRSMGDNDCLPNSCCYNVMIQGFLRNSYTLKATELLTEMVSKGFSADLCTATLFLDLILRSEKSILI, encoded by the coding sequence ATGGGTAAGCTTAATTCTTCTTTATTTCTTCGCTCTATTGTTAATGGTGGAAAGAATCGTTATAATTTCCACTCTTCTATTTCTTATTCTTTTAAAACCCTTGCTACCCACATCGATGCTTTGAGTAAGAATTCCATGTCTGTGAGGGGAAAGCGAAAAAAGTATGATAGCTTTGATAATGTTGATGATGCTTTCACTTTATTTAATAAGATGATTGAGAAGCACCCAAAGCCTTCCATTGTGGAATTCACCCAATTATTAGGAGCCATTTTTAGAATGAAACATTATGCCACTGTTGTTTTTATGTGTAGCCAGATGGAATTATTAGGAGTTCCCCATAATGTTTATTCTTTGAGCATCTTGATTAATTGCTTTTGTCAATTAGGTCATATTGATTTTGGGTTTTCTGTTTTGGGGAAAATGCTGAAGTTAGGGGTTGAGCCTAGTGTTGTAACTTTCTCCACTTTGATTAATGGGCTTTGTAGGCAAAGTAAGATTTCTCAGGCTGTGAAATTGTTTGATGAAATGGTTGAAAAAGGTTATCaacttaatttaattgtttacagTACAATACTTAATGGGTTGTGTAAAACTGGGTCCGGGAATACTGATCGAGCTGTTAGGTTTCTAAGAATGATGGAAGAAAGAGGTTTTGAACCCAATATTGTAGCATATAACACTGTCATTGACTGTCTTTGTAAGATAGGATCACTAAATGAGGCTCTTGATCTCTTCTCTCATGTGACGGTTAAGGGCATTAGACCAAATACCGTTACTTACAATTGCTTAATTCATGCTATGTGTAATTCGGGCCAGCAGAGGGAGGCAACAAGGTTTTTGAATGAAATGGTGGATAACAATATTTCACTTAATATTGTCACGTATAATATATTGATCGATGCACATTGCAAGGATGGGATGATTGTTGATGCTGTACATATTGTTGGCATAATGAGAAAGCGAGGCATCGAACCTGATGTTATCACATATAATATATTGGTTGATGCGCATTGCAGAGAAGGGATGGTTTGTGAAGCTGAAAATATTGTTGACACAATGAGAAAGCAAGGCATTGAGCCAAATGTTGTTACTTATAATACATTAATAAAAGACCATTGCTTGCGAAATAGAATGGACGAAGCTAGAGAAGTATTACAGTTGATGATTAAGAAGGGTTGTGCACCTGATATACGTAGTTACAACATCATGATCAACGGATATTGCAAAGCTGAAAGGTTTGACGAAGCAATGGAACTCTTTCATGAAATATCTCGAAAAGGACCAGTCCCGGATACTGTCACATACAACACTCTTATGCAAGGTATGTGTAAATTAGGGAGAATTTCAACTGCATGTGAACTTTTCAGAAAGATGATTGCTTCTAGACAAGTTCCAGATATAGTGACCTTTCATATTCTGCTGGATGGTTTATTCAAAAGAGGTAAACTCGAAGAGGCATTGAAACTTTTTCAAGCAATGCGGAACAGCGAGTTGGAACTCAGTATTGTCTGTTATAATATCCTAATTGATGGCTTGTGCAAAGCTGGGCATATTGAAGTTGGAAAGGAATTATTTCATAAACTCTCGGTGAATAGTTTAAAACCCAGTGTTTACACATATGCTATAATGGTTAATGGATTTTGCAATGAGGGATTAGCAGATGAAGCATACCAGTTATTTAGGAGCATGGGAGATAATGATTGTTTGCCTAATAGCTGTTGTTATAATGTAATGATCCAAGGATTTCTTCGAAACAGCTATACCTTAAAGGCAACAGAACTTCTTACGGAAATGGTCAGTAAGGGCTTTTCTGCAGATTTATGCACTGCTACCTTGTTTTTGGATCTGATCTTACGATCTGAAAAATCAATATTGATCTGA